A window of Corallococcus macrosporus DSM 14697 contains these coding sequences:
- a CDS encoding sensor histidine kinase yields MRLRNRLAQRILVASALLGLLGTLAASILAVFLAVDAALKHGARMTAALVLAPQTADCRTTPGWRFRSPDGVEVEAFDLAQVGTGTPGARPDPTLLARLAQGEREPTVFYPPLFHPEAEWAGATLLKLGEAGPCSLLELRWPLMHERALVGQWVFASAVLFTLLAAALSTFAVAQPLLQRLRGLHRAAGMLGATGYRSAADGQDDELGELSRVLDATHARVQEDATRIEAQKHALERHLADVAHDLKTPIASLQLSLELASTTPTEPAAALLRQGLEDTVYLTSLVDNLHLACQLGEGIDPTAGDPRVELGQTMERVVRRLQQLARLLERTVECARPDEALWVRCNPTMLEQALSNLLHNAVTHGEAGGHVVAVLEDAEPGRFRLTVLDDGPGLPPGDLERLGERGFRAQATRRRATRGSGLGLSIVRELCHRVGFSLAFAPNVPTGLKVVIEGPRASDERVPR; encoded by the coding sequence GTGAGGCTGCGCAACCGCCTGGCCCAACGCATCCTCGTCGCCTCGGCGCTCCTCGGCCTGCTGGGAACGCTGGCCGCCTCCATCCTCGCGGTCTTCCTGGCCGTGGATGCCGCGCTGAAGCATGGCGCGAGGATGACCGCCGCGCTCGTGCTCGCGCCCCAGACCGCCGACTGCCGGACGACGCCGGGATGGCGCTTCCGGAGTCCGGACGGCGTGGAGGTGGAGGCGTTCGACCTGGCCCAGGTCGGGACGGGCACGCCCGGCGCGCGGCCGGACCCCACGCTGCTCGCCCGGCTCGCCCAGGGCGAGCGTGAGCCCACCGTCTTCTACCCTCCGCTGTTCCATCCGGAAGCCGAGTGGGCGGGGGCCACCCTGCTGAAGCTCGGCGAGGCCGGCCCCTGCAGCCTCCTGGAGCTCCGCTGGCCCCTCATGCACGAGCGCGCCCTGGTGGGCCAGTGGGTCTTCGCGTCCGCCGTCCTCTTCACGCTGCTCGCGGCGGCGCTGTCCACCTTCGCCGTCGCCCAGCCCCTGCTCCAACGCCTGCGCGGGCTGCACCGGGCGGCGGGGATGCTCGGGGCGACCGGGTATCGCTCCGCGGCGGATGGCCAGGACGATGAGCTGGGCGAGCTGTCACGGGTGCTCGACGCCACCCATGCCCGTGTCCAGGAGGACGCCACCCGCATCGAGGCCCAGAAGCACGCGCTGGAGCGGCACCTGGCCGACGTCGCGCACGACCTGAAGACGCCCATCGCCTCACTCCAGTTGTCGCTGGAGCTGGCCTCGACGACGCCCACCGAGCCGGCCGCCGCGCTCCTCCGCCAGGGCCTCGAGGACACCGTCTACCTCACCTCCCTGGTGGACAACCTCCACCTCGCCTGCCAGCTCGGAGAGGGCATTGACCCGACCGCGGGCGACCCGCGCGTGGAGCTGGGACAGACGATGGAGCGCGTCGTGCGCAGGCTCCAGCAGCTCGCGCGGCTGCTGGAGCGGACCGTGGAGTGCGCCCGGCCCGACGAGGCGCTCTGGGTGCGCTGCAACCCCACGATGCTGGAGCAGGCCCTGAGCAACCTGCTGCACAACGCCGTCACGCACGGCGAGGCGGGGGGCCACGTCGTCGCCGTCCTCGAGGATGCGGAGCCCGGGCGCTTCCGGCTCACCGTGCTCGACGACGGCCCAGGGCTCCCGCCAGGGGACCTCGAGCGCCTGGGCGAGCGCGGGTTTCGAGCGCAGGCCACGCGGCGGCGGGCGACCCGGGGCAGCGGCCTTGGACTGTCCATCGTCCGCGAGCTGTGCCACCGCGTCGGCTTCTCGCTCGCCTTCGCGCCCAACGTGCCCACGGGCCTGAAGGTGGTCATCGAGGGTCCTCGCGCGTCCGACGAGCGCGTGCCGCGCTGA
- a CDS encoding helix-hairpin-helix domain-containing protein — protein MGVAWKDNIDVADALERVADLLEEQDAMPFRVGAYRKAADTIAQWPQPVAELLAEKDEAGLRELPGVGKSIAAAMAELIRTGHLSLLQRLETEHSPEQLLASVPGIGAELARRIHDELGVRSLEELEQAAHDGRLERVEGFGPRRGEQVRELLGARLGRERRGAARRSEAHDEGPRPDVGLILQVDEEYRRRADAGELRRIAPRRFNPSGEAWLPVLRRKLAGWNFRVLFSNTALAHQQGTTRDWVVLYFDQEGDEGQCTVVTAHGGPLDGRRVVRGREVECLAYYGVESEEVEAPPPGA, from the coding sequence ATGGGCGTTGCCTGGAAGGACAACATCGACGTCGCGGATGCGCTGGAGCGCGTCGCGGACCTGCTGGAGGAGCAGGACGCGATGCCCTTCCGGGTCGGCGCCTACCGGAAGGCCGCGGACACCATCGCGCAGTGGCCCCAGCCCGTGGCGGAGCTGCTGGCGGAGAAAGACGAAGCGGGGCTGCGCGAGCTGCCCGGCGTGGGGAAGAGCATCGCCGCGGCGATGGCGGAGCTGATTCGCACGGGGCACCTGTCGCTGCTGCAGCGGCTGGAGACGGAGCACTCCCCGGAGCAGCTCCTGGCCAGCGTGCCGGGCATCGGTGCGGAGCTGGCCCGCCGCATCCACGACGAGCTGGGGGTGCGGTCGCTGGAGGAGCTGGAGCAGGCGGCGCACGACGGGCGGCTGGAGCGCGTGGAGGGCTTCGGCCCCCGGCGCGGCGAGCAGGTGCGCGAGCTGCTCGGCGCCAGGCTCGGCCGGGAGCGGCGCGGCGCCGCGCGACGGAGCGAGGCCCACGACGAAGGCCCCCGGCCCGACGTGGGCCTGATTCTCCAGGTGGACGAGGAGTACCGGCGCCGCGCGGACGCGGGCGAGCTGCGCCGGATCGCGCCGCGCCGGTTCAACCCTTCCGGCGAGGCCTGGCTGCCCGTGCTCCGCCGGAAGCTGGCGGGGTGGAACTTCCGCGTGCTCTTCTCCAACACCGCGCTGGCCCACCAGCAGGGGACCACCCGGGACTGGGTGGTCCTCTACTTCGACCAGGAAGGCGACGAAGGTCAGTGCACCGTCGTCACCGCGCACGGCGGGCCGCTCGACGGCCGGCGCGTGGTGCGCGGACGCGAGGTGGAGTGCCTCGCGTACTACGGCG